The following coding sequences lie in one Carassius auratus strain Wakin unplaced genomic scaffold, ASM336829v1 scaf_tig00014634, whole genome shotgun sequence genomic window:
- the LOC113074433 gene encoding ADP-ribosylation factor-like protein 6-interacting protein 1: MAEGDNKSANLLAQETSQLEEQLQGWGEVILAGDQFLRWEKQWYPAVLVGPTSILFMLIYFLDPSVLTGLSFTVMILCLSDYLVPTLAPRVFGSNKWTTEQQQRFHEICGNLVKTQRRVLGWWKRLFALKEEKPKMYYLSVISSLVAVAWIGQQVHNLFLTYLIVSFLLLLPGLNQHGIITKYTGMVKREVNKLLKQKEKKNE; the protein is encoded by the exons atggctGAGGGCGACAATAAAAGTGCAAATCTGTTG GCTCAAGAGACGAGTCAGCTGGAGGAGCAGCTGCAAGGATGGGGAGAGGTGATCCTGGCTGGAGATCAGTTCCTGCGCTGGGAGAAGCAGTGGTACCCAGCAGTGTTAGTGGGTCCCACCTCAATCCTGTTCAT GCTAATCTACTTCTTGGACCCCTCTGTGCTCACTGGTCTGTCCTTCACTGTCATGATCCTGTGCCTGTCTGATTACTTGGTGCCCACTCTTGCCCCCCGTGTTTTCGGTTCTAACAAATG GACCACAGAACAGCAGCAGCGTTTCCATGAGATCTGTGGGAACCTTGTGAAGACTCAGCGCCGTGTGCTTGGATGGTGGAAACGTCTGTTTGCCCTGAAGGAAGAAAAGCCAAAAATG TATTACCTCTCCGTCATCAGCAGTCTTGTGGCTGTGGCCTGGATCGGACAACAAGTGCATAACCTCTTCCTCACCTACCTGATCG TGAGTTTCCTTCTGCTTTTGCCTGGCCTCAACCAGCACGGCATCATCACCAAATATACTGGCATGGTGAAGAGAGAGGTCAACAAACTTCTTAaacagaaggagaagaagaatgaGTAA
- the LOC113074434 gene encoding uncharacterized protein LOC113074434 → MTSNKERPSCTPTPCARGKRPMHQSTLTLGDQTKDIYSTTQAEYFSGRGLDGQALVLLPRDPCHSSQYDGKLELSHIPVSRGGQTHSRDVHGPRDIIPHYILHRVGLQNRTQNREGVVMKEVTNPAEATLYQTTYQTVHCTTSKRYQTNEACGQPVPWHRHNIITGDEKAAAGPGPVRRQSGESILWEARRWEMNRDSFHLY, encoded by the exons ATGACTTCAAACAAAGAGCGTCCCAGTTGCACACCGACACCGTGCGCACGGGGCAAACGGCCAATGCATCAAAGCACTCTGACTCTTGGCGATCAGACTAAAGACATTTATTCTACTACACAAGCAGAG tatttttctgGGAGAGGCCTCGACGGTCAAGCTCTGGTCCTTCTGCCCCGAGATCCATGTCATTCCTCTCAGTATGATGGAAAGCTGGAGCTCAGTCACATCCCTGTGTCACGAGGAGGACAGACACACTCCAGAGATGTACACGGCCCAAGGGACATCATACCA CATTACATCTTGCACAGAGTGGGGTTACAGAACAGGACACAGAACAGGGAGGGGGTCGTGATGAAAGAGGTCACCAACCCCGCCGAGGCCACACTGTACCAGACAACATATCAAACCGTGCACTGCACCACTTCCAAAAGATATCAAACAAATGAAGCATGTGGACAGCCAGTCCCCTGGCACAGGCATAATATTATCACAg GAGATGAGAAGGCAGCAGCTGGGCCCGGGCCGGTCAGAAGACAGTCTGGGGAGAGCATTCTGTGGGAAGCTCGGCGTTGGGAGATGAACAGGGACTCTTTTCATTTATACTAA
- the LOC113074435 gene encoding gastrula zinc finger protein XlCGF57.1-like, with translation MMFIKEEHDDTSDPEPCTAENQHQEGLTEVKEESQALNEMEERRQLHKAHDVLTGEKSLICPQTGKNNLSQSSTQTTAKKPFACSLCGKQCAHRGHLNDHMLTHTGEKPFACPQCGKRFSRRRSLNDHVLIHSDEKRFVCPQCGKSYKRNEHFRSHLLSHDGGKPFTCSQCGKRFSFKRTLKDHIKLHTGECLHTCLQCGKSFLNKGHLKDHIKIHTGERPFTCPQCGKSFISKQNVTSHMRIHTEEKPFKCLQCGKGFAWASCLKIHMRHSHSEEREFTCEHCNKTFVLESYLKRHLKIHQNEKPFVCSVCGKSFLWLLCFKAHQKIHEGVKTHVCSECGRAFATADYLIKHHKIHMGERPYVCLYCGKSFTKKANLVDHVRLHTGEKPYTCAQCGNSFTSRKGLSYHREKHCSQSVPQSCSLEIQIVPDMPKDCVSTIASTTFSGE, from the exons atgatgtttattaaagaggagcATGATGACACATCTGATCCAGAACCCTGCACAGCAGAAAATCAGCACCAGGAAG GCCTGACGGaagtgaaagaggaaagtcaAGCTCTGAATGAAATGGAGGAGAGACGTCAGCTTCACAAAGCTCATGATGTCCTCACTGGAGAAAAATCATTGATTTGCCCCCAAACAGGAAAAAACAATCTCTCTCAAAGCAGCACTCAGACAACAGCCAAAAAACCTTTCGCCTGCTCTCTGTGTGGAAAGCAGTGTGCCCACAGAGGCCACCTGAACGATCACATGTTAactcacaccggagagaagccgtTCGCTTGCCCTCAGTGCGGGAAGAGATTCTCACGCAGAAGAAGCCTCAACGATCACGTACTGATTCACAGCGACGAGAAGCGCTTCGTCTGTcctcagtgtgggaagagttacAAACGCAACGAGCACTTTCGGAGTCACTTACTGAGTCACGATGGAGGCAAGCCCTTCACCTGCTCGCAGTGTGGAAAGAGGTTCAGTTTTAAACGAACCCTTAAGGATCACATCAAACTTCACACTGGAGAGTGTCTGCACACGTGCCTTCAGTGCGGAAAGAGCTTCCTGAATAAAGGACACCTTAAGgatcacatcaaaatccacaccGGAGAGCGACCGTTCacctgccctcagtgtggaaagagcttcatcAGTAAACAAAACGTTACAtctcacatgagaattcacacggAGGAGAAGCCTTTTAAATGCcttcagtgtggaaagggttTTGCGTGGGCGAGCTGTCTGAAAATCCACATGCGCCACTCTCACTCGGAAGAAAGGGAGTTTACCTGCGAGCACTGCAATAAAACCTTTGTTTTAGAGTCGTACCTAAAGAGACACTTGAAGATTCATCAAAACGAGAAACCTTTCGTCTGCTCGGTTTGCGGGAAAAGCTTTTTGTGGCTCCTGTGTTTCAAAGCGCACCAGAAAATACACGAGGGCGTGAAAACCCACGTGTGCTCCGAGTGCGGCAGAGCCTTTGCCACGGCCGATTATTTGATAAAACACCACAAAATCCATATGGGAGAGCGGCCGTACGTGTGCTTGTACTGCGGAAAGAGTTTCACTAAGAAAGCAAACCTGGTAGATCATGTAAGGCTGcatactggagagaagccgtacacCTGCGCTCAGTGTGGAAACAGTTTCACCTCGAGAAAAGGTCTGAGCTATCACAGAGAAAAGCATTGTTCTCAAAGCGTGCCTCAGTCATGTTCCCTTGAAATCCAGATCGTGCCAGATATGCCTAAAGATTGCGTTTCTACCATTGCATCTACAACCTTTAGTGGTGAATAA
- the LOC113074437 gene encoding uncharacterized protein LOC113074437 isoform X1 translates to MPVCSAYKCKNRSDGSYKEAYKRGDFSFHTFPLADGLRVREWLRRMRWQNWWPTGNSVLCSDHFEKDCFEQVGSHKRLRKNAVPTIFNFPKHLQWKVPAVKRRSLNRKPVEVPIKPKPTTVSAPVTPRLEGKFVRVSVDADGSSLGPLHAGSFHDDYCKPQSFHWMKLSEGDDEADDEEDDDDDDASDPGNDDDDDAPLETPENPNSPFIRVTERWQWLSIDVTGPFQESKGPYSHIVVICDYYTKWIEIFPSEKPNSDSIALLMCDAVSRYGFPLGFLTPWGARGIQVRTVNRALNNILMIKDLSLVSRHHQASQLEPHTQYHIVNMVEGLVKKYPDSWHVHLPVSVLRFNCSVHPETKHRPLSLHRSEGTKPYTSPRDQPLSEDDLAKYTFKIQKPNPLKEIEALKRIFRESADCIVIS, encoded by the exons ATGCCCGTTTGTTCAGCTTATAAGTGCAAGAATCGCTCTGATGGATCTTATAAAGAGGCATACAAAAGGGGCGACTTTTCTTTTCACAC GTTCCCGCTAGCTGACGGcttgagagtgagagagtggcTCCGTCGGATGAGATGGCAGAACTGGTGGCCGACTGGAAACTCAGTCCTGTGCTCGGATCATTTTGAGAAGGATTGCTTTGAGCAAGTGGGCAGTCACAAACGACTGCGCAAGAACGCTGTCCCGACTATCTTTAACTTCCCAAAACATCTGCAGTGGAAG GTGCCAGCTGTCAAGAGACGATCTCTG aatCGTAAGCCGGTTGAAGTGCCTATCAAACCAAAGCCAACCACAGTATCAGCACCAGTAACACCGCG GCTCGAGGGGAAGTTTGTTCGTGTGTCTGTGGATGCTGATGGCTCCAGCCTTGGCCCCTTGCACGCTGGCAGCTTCCATGATGACTACTGCAAACCACAG AGCTTTCACTGGATGAAGCTTTCAGAGGGTGATGATGAGgctgatgatgaagaagatgatgatgatgatgatgctagT GATCCtggaaatgatgatgatgatgatgcaccTCTTGAAACACCTGAAAATCCAAACTCTCCGTTTATCCGG GTGACAGAGAGATGGCAGTGGCTGAGTATAGATGTAACAGGGCCTTTTCAAGAAAGCAAAGGCCCCTATAGCCACATCGTGGTCATCTGTGATTATTACACCAAGTGGATTGAAATCTTTCCATCAGAAAAGCCTAATTCTGATTCCATTGCCCTGCTTATGTGTGATGCTGTTTCCCGCTACGGGTTTCCTCTGGGATTCCTCACACCTTGGGGTGCTAGAGGGATTCAGGTCCGAACG GTTAACAGAGCACTCAATAATATTCTGATGATAAAGGACCTCTCCCTCGTCTCTCGGCATCACCAGGCGTCGCAGCTTGAACCCCACACACAATACCACATTGTTAA TATGGTGGAAGGTCTGGTGAAGAAGTATCCAGATAGTTGGCATGTTCATTTGCCTGTCAGCGTGCTGCGCTTCAACTGCAGTGTGCACCCAGAAACCAAACACAGACCTCTGTCACTCCATCGCAGTGAGGGAACTAAACCTTACACATCACCCAGAGATCAGCCA CTCAGTGAAGATGACCTCGCAAAATACACCTTCAAAATCCAGAAACCAAACCCTTTAAAGGAAATCGAGGCTCTGAAACGAATATTCC GAGAATCAGCAGACTGCATTGTCatttcataa
- the LOC113074437 gene encoding uncharacterized protein LOC113074437 isoform X2 produces the protein MPVCSAYKCKKRSDREYREAYSRGEFSFHKFPLADGLRVREWLRRMRWQNWWPTGNSVLCSDHFEKDCFEQVGSHKRLRKNAVPTIFNFPKHLQWKVPAVKRRSLNRKPVEVPIKPKPTTVSAPVTPRLEGKFVRVSVDADGSSLGPLHAGSFHDDYCKPQSFHWMKLSEGDDEADDEEDDDDDDASDPGNDDDDDAPLETPENPNSPFIRVTERWQWLSIDVTGPFQESKGPYSHIVVICDYYTKWIEIFPSEKPNSDSIALLMCDAVSRYGFPLGFLTPWGARGIQVRTVNRALNNILMIKDLSLVSRHHQASQLEPHTQYHIVNMVEGLVKKYPDSWHVHLPVSVLRFNCSVHPETKHRPLSLHRSEGTKPYTSPRDQPLSEDDLAKYTFKIQKPNPLKEIEALKRIFRESADCIVIS, from the exons ATGCCGGTGTGTTCAGCCTATAAGTGCAAGAAGCGTTCAGATAGAGAGTATAGAGAGGCATACAGCAGGGGCGAGTTTTCTTTTCACAA GTTCCCGCTAGCTGACGGcttgagagtgagagagtggcTCCGTCGGATGAGATGGCAGAACTGGTGGCCGACTGGAAACTCAGTCCTGTGCTCGGATCATTTTGAGAAGGATTGCTTTGAGCAAGTGGGCAGTCACAAACGACTGCGCAAGAACGCTGTCCCGACTATCTTTAACTTCCCAAAACATCTGCAGTGGAAG GTGCCAGCTGTCAAGAGACGATCTCTG aatCGTAAGCCGGTTGAAGTGCCTATCAAACCAAAGCCAACCACAGTATCAGCACCAGTAACACCGCG GCTCGAGGGGAAGTTTGTTCGTGTGTCTGTGGATGCTGATGGCTCCAGCCTTGGCCCCTTGCACGCTGGCAGCTTCCATGATGACTACTGCAAACCACAG AGCTTTCACTGGATGAAGCTTTCAGAGGGTGATGATGAGgctgatgatgaagaagatgatgatgatgatgatgctagT GATCCtggaaatgatgatgatgatgatgcaccTCTTGAAACACCTGAAAATCCAAACTCTCCGTTTATCCGG GTGACAGAGAGATGGCAGTGGCTGAGTATAGATGTAACAGGGCCTTTTCAAGAAAGCAAAGGCCCCTATAGCCACATCGTGGTCATCTGTGATTATTACACCAAGTGGATTGAAATCTTTCCATCAGAAAAGCCTAATTCTGATTCCATTGCCCTGCTTATGTGTGATGCTGTTTCCCGCTACGGGTTTCCTCTGGGATTCCTCACACCTTGGGGTGCTAGAGGGATTCAGGTCCGAACG GTTAACAGAGCACTCAATAATATTCTGATGATAAAGGACCTCTCCCTCGTCTCTCGGCATCACCAGGCGTCGCAGCTTGAACCCCACACACAATACCACATTGTTAA TATGGTGGAAGGTCTGGTGAAGAAGTATCCAGATAGTTGGCATGTTCATTTGCCTGTCAGCGTGCTGCGCTTCAACTGCAGTGTGCACCCAGAAACCAAACACAGACCTCTGTCACTCCATCGCAGTGAGGGAACTAAACCTTACACATCACCCAGAGATCAGCCA CTCAGTGAAGATGACCTCGCAAAATACACCTTCAAAATCCAGAAACCAAACCCTTTAAAGGAAATCGAGGCTCTGAAACGAATATTCC GAGAATCAGCAGACTGCATTGTCatttcataa